The Pochonia chlamydosporia 170 chromosome 1, whole genome shotgun sequence genome window below encodes:
- a CDS encoding F-box-like domain-containing protein produces the protein MEHARLPLELILHITDCLLPSKTHVILPPRHISTKTLLSLTTVCRATYKHASRLLRQHCVHIDTSQRLATYLLCMPRLVPTLPPILSLSSITSLYLAPFGASLDDLPTAEWVRELFTHVGDSLRRLVIHMPFSSLDPLDDHLSVRKTLREGFERLSKVEEFTCLGEYPSLSVPDAHTDVWRLWPELKRLALFGVPLDNHWLWWDIATLPELRHVVLAQPQRVDVADIKDEYFHKLPRGDARLERKIRIVLMDVAWTMGALRTGRWKEVDPGARMEVETYQVPRPFYGDESEGELVTEWVRRGALDGMLWEWKGDRVS, from the coding sequence atggaacACGCAAGGCTGCCCCTGGAGCTCATTCTACACATCACCGATTGTCTCCTCCCTTCCAAGACGCACGTCATCCTTCCCCCCAGACACATCTCAACCAAGACGCTCCTCTCACTCACGACTGTCTGCCGCGCCACCTACAAGCACGCCTCACGactcctccgccaacacTGCGTACACATCGACACCAGCCAACGGCTCGCCACCTATCTCCTCTGTATGCCGCGCTTAGTCCCAACGCTCCCGCCCATATTGTCCCTCTCAAGCATCACATCACTCTACCTAGCGCCATTCGGAGCATCTCTCGACGACCTCCCCACCGCGGAATGGGTACGCGAACTCTTCACCCACGTAGGCGACTCCCTCCGCCGTCTGGTCATCCACATGCCCTTTTCTAGCCTCGACCCCCTCGACGACCACCTCAGCGTGCGGAAGACACTACGCGAGGGCTTCGAGCGCCTTTCCAAGGTGGAAGAGTTCACGTGTCTGGGCGAGTACCCGTCGTTGAGCGTGCCCGATGCGCACACGGACGTCTGGCGCCTGTGGCCGGAGCTGAAGCGTCTGGCGCTGTTTGGGGTACCGCTTGATAATCACTGGCTGTGGTGGGATATAGCTACGCTTCCGGAGTTGAGGCACGTGGTGTTGGCGCAGCCGCAGAGGGTGGACGTGGCGGATATCAAGGACGAGTATTTTCACAAGTTGCCGAGGGGGGATGCGaggctggagaggaagatTCGgattgtgttgatggacgtGGCGTGGACGATGGGGGCGTTGAGGACGGGGAGGTGGAAGGAGGTTGATCCGGGGGCGAGGATGGAGGTGGAAACATATCAGGTTCCGAGGCCGTTTTATGGTGATGAGAGCGAGGGGGAGTTGGTGACGGAGTGGGTGAGGAGGGGGGCTTTGGATGGGATGCTGTGGGAGTGGAAGGGGGATAGGGTGAGTTAG
- a CDS encoding ubiquitin C-terminal hydrolase (similar to Cordyceps militaris CM01 XP_006667485.1) codes for MPDKSSSVVSYAAGASLAAVALIYVFGPNFTIDHETSSKKKTVVGLRNQANDCFINSVLQALAGLGDLRVYLIRETHRRRIEDPAVYANLVQPDGTARLEQWKLQGLQDGLVTQGLKEMLDALNERPIYKKSVSPFPFVKVLEVAFKQRISRQQQDAQEFLQIVAERLKDEYHAGQRARFHARKNGLLHAAAGGTDSPINGSRNSDDGATNGGGVANGANGHGGHESGASSPTSQEATGPEIQLQVPLELEEGFPMEGKYESHLECQTCKYKTKPREETFCTLTIAVPQVSSTSLNSCFDGVFKTEYIDDFKCEMCRLMHVKANLEHEVARSNSESFIAQAKDSIAKLQRAIDTDPEQPPEDVDLGDIRYAPKRRIAKTTRISIFPKILALHLSRSIYGVGQMTQKNSAKVAFPEELPLGGLMDQHRYKLLGTVTHRGGHNSGHYEAFRRQNQPSPYHNANTFQQSDVYSRTPTPISTPEIASRPTLSPAISTPDLLSPSPATNSSTPSLISMAAPPRSVPAESNSPASSSNGKERDTDTSSVRSVAASTKSALSKLAASKNADLRKLPSNGGPKKPKRRKPAADKWWRVSDEKVREAKTSEVLGMQREVYLLFYELER; via the coding sequence ATGCCCGACAAGTCGTCGTCGGTCGTATCGTATGCTGCGGGAGCTTCTCTCGCCGCCGTCGCCCTCATCTACGTGTTTGGACCCAACTTTACCATCGACCATGAGACGAgttccaagaagaagacggtCGTAGGTCTGCGGAACCAGGCCAACGATTGCTTCATCAACTCTGTCCTCCAGGCTCTCGCTGGCCTTGGCGACCTCCGCGTCTATCTGATTCGTGAAACCCACCGTCGTCGCATCGAAGATCCCGCCGTGTATGCCAACCTTGTACAACCCGACGGCACCGCTAGGCTGGAGCAGTGGAAGCTGCAGGGTCTGCAGGATGGTCTGGTGACGCAGGGTTTGAAGGAGATGCTGGATGCTCTCAACGAGAGGCCGATCTATAAAAAGTCCGTGTCACCGTTCCCCTTTGTCAAGGTGCTCGAGGTGGCTTTTAAGCAACGCATCAgcaggcagcagcaggatgCCCAGGAGTTCCTGCAGATTGTTGCTGAGCGCCTCAAGGACGAGTATCATGCTGGACAGAGGGCGAGGTTTCATGCGCGGAAGAATGGGCTTCTGCATGCTGCTGCAGGCGGAACGGATAGTCCCATCAACGGCAGCCGGAATTCGGATGACGGTGCTACGaatggcggcggcgttgcGAATGGCGCCAATGGGCACGGTGGGCACGAGTCTGGCGCGTCTTCGCCGACATCACAGGAGGCTACTGGTCCTGAGATACAGTTACAAGTGCCGCTTGAGCTGGAAGAAGGGTTCCCCATGGAAGGGAAGTACGAGTCGCATCTCGAGTGTCAGACTTGCAAATACAAGACGAAGCCCAGGGAGGAGACGTTTTGTACCCTGACCATTGCCGTTCCGCAGGTTTCTTCAACGTCGTTGAATTCCTGCTTTGACGGGGTGTTCAAGACCGAATACATTGACGACTTCAAGTGTGAAATGTGCAGGCTGATGCACGTCAAGGCGAATTTGGAACACGAAGTGGCGCGGTCGAACTCAGAGAGTTTTATTGCGCAAGCCAAGGACAGCATTGCGAAGTTACAAAGGGCAATCGACACGGATCCCGAACAACCTCCAGAGGACGTCGACCTGGGGGATATTCGATATGCGCCGAAGCGCAGAATAGCCAAGACGACTCGCATTTCCATCTTTCCCAAAATCTTAGCCCTCCACCTGTCACGTTCCATCTACGGCGTCGGGCAAATGACGCAGAAGAACTCAGCCAAGGTGGCATTCCCGGAGGAGCTCCCGCTGGGAGGCTTGATGGACCAGCACCGGTACAAGCTTCTCGGCACGGTGACGCACCGCGGCGGCCACAACAGCGGTCATTACGAGGCCTTTCGACGGCAGAACCAACCGTCACCATATCACAATGCAAATACGTTTCAGCAGTCCGACGTCTACAGCAGGACGCCAACACCCATCTCTACGCCCGAAATCGCGTCCCGACCAACCCTCAGCCCGGCCATCTCAACACCGGATCTGCTCTCCCCGTCCCCCGCAACCAACTCATCCACACCGTCACTCATCTCCATGGCCGCCCCCCCTCGCAGCGTGCCCGCCGAGTCCAACTCCCCAGCCAGTTCGTCCAACGGCAAGGAAAGGGACACAGACACCAGCAGCGTCCGTTCCGTCGCTGCCTCCACAAAATCAGCCCTCTCGAAGCTAGCAGCCTCCAAGAACGCGGACCTCAGAAAACTCCCCTCCAATGGTGGCCCCAAGAAACCGAAGCGGCGGAAGCCAGCGGCCGACAAATGGTGGCGCGTGAGCGACGAAAAGGTCCGTGAAGCAAAGACGAGTGAGGTGTTGGGCATGCAGAGGGAGGTTTACCTATTGTTTTACGAACTGGAGAGGTGA